From one Agathobaculum sp. NTUH-O15-33 genomic stretch:
- the pflA gene encoding pyruvate formate-lyase-activating protein — protein MLGRLNSIQSLGAVDGPGLRYVVFLQGCPLRCAYCHNPDTWPADGGEEIEADTLVQKALRFRPYWKNGGGVTISGGEPLYQAPFVEELFAGLHEHGVHTALDTSGVGNLAEAARVLDHTDLVLCDLKFLTKADYMKYCRGDLAQVERFLHLTAMKQVPLWIRHVVVPGLTDGVDHLRLIRDKAESLPNFEKLEFLPFHKLCIEKYDRLGIPFPLRDTPAMNDAWLKELIEKL, from the coding sequence ATGCTGGGTCGTTTGAATTCCATTCAATCTCTTGGCGCGGTGGATGGGCCGGGGCTGCGGTATGTGGTCTTTTTGCAGGGCTGCCCGCTGCGCTGCGCCTACTGCCACAACCCGGACACATGGCCCGCGGACGGCGGCGAGGAGATCGAAGCCGACACGCTGGTGCAAAAGGCGCTGCGCTTTCGCCCCTATTGGAAAAACGGCGGCGGCGTTACCATTTCGGGCGGCGAACCGCTGTATCAGGCCCCCTTTGTCGAAGAACTATTCGCGGGGCTGCATGAGCACGGCGTACACACCGCGCTGGATACCTCGGGCGTCGGCAATCTGGCCGAAGCTGCGCGCGTTTTGGATCACACCGATCTGGTGCTTTGCGACCTGAAATTCCTAACCAAGGCCGATTATATGAAATACTGCCGCGGGGATCTGGCACAGGTCGAGCGTTTTTTGCACCTGACCGCCATGAAACAGGTGCCGCTTTGGATTCGCCACGTGGTCGTGCCCGGTCTGACCGACGGCGTCGACCACCTGCGCTTGATCCGCGACAAGGCGGAAAGCCTGCCCAACTTTGAGAAGCTGGAATTTCTGCCCTTCCACAAGCTGTGCATCGAAAAGTACGATCGTTTAGGCATTCCCTTCCCCTTACGCGATACCCCCGCCATGAACGACGCATGGCTCAAGGAACTGATCGAAAAATTATAA
- a CDS encoding bifunctional diguanylate cyclase/phosphodiesterase, whose product MKRQITISSVLVAVISVVLVLISGVIYSSIKGAQEKDAQKYMNEIVSQYKTIITTQIDGDLQTLEALATFLGQDETMDLGAILVRLELESGSNAFNRMGFVSPDKKGYFIDTDGEKNYGIDISDEAFLQKTLNGASVVSDIMEDKLTGQPIVCYGVPVVHNGTITGAITATRLTSNFSKIISQEIFDGAAFVHIVDQEGNFIIRSDHAVIPKPLNNIFDDGDISSEIRTSILADMEKGGNAFATFRYQGNAYWVTFIPIGINDWQIFCLVPQSFLNHNFNTLLFVFVGVMICIFVLFSILFLYIYSILRKEQRTLQRFAYKDILTGADNRNRFVTDLPALLQEPWDHAMILMNISGFKFVNEFFGFQKGNLLLRHISAVLAANMDQGERYYRDNADHFGLLLHYTDKDTLMARIHKIYQEINDYTVSPNQDYRINCNFGISIIQSNSPKEKAVLAPDAVLNGALLALNSVSGNTSYPIAFYDEAIHEKARKKTEIESLMHAALANGEFHMYLQPKYYLKGQTLHSAEALVRWVSEDGTIHYPDEFIPVFEENGFITELDMFMLEQACKRVSYWIEQGYPAVPISVNQSRVFFYDENYLEKFRQTVDRYHIDPSLIILEVTESVAMSDLTQVKMVINKLHHMGFTISMDDFGSGYSSLNTLKDLDIAELKLDKEFLSEQSTSPRGKMVIESMIHLARALSITTVAEGIENEGQLAFLESIHCDIGQGYYFAKPIPVDQFENIILKKET is encoded by the coding sequence GTGAAGAGACAAATTACCATATCCAGCGTGCTGGTCGCTGTGATCAGCGTGGTCTTGGTGCTCATAAGCGGGGTGATCTATTCCAGTATCAAGGGCGCGCAGGAAAAGGACGCGCAAAAGTATATGAATGAGATCGTTTCGCAGTATAAAACTATCATCACCACGCAGATCGACGGGGATCTGCAAACGCTGGAAGCGCTCGCCACCTTTTTGGGGCAGGATGAGACCATGGATCTCGGCGCGATCCTTGTCCGGCTGGAATTGGAAAGCGGCAGCAACGCGTTTAACCGGATGGGCTTTGTTTCGCCGGATAAGAAAGGATATTTTATCGATACGGACGGGGAAAAGAACTACGGGATCGATATTAGCGATGAAGCCTTTCTGCAAAAGACCCTGAATGGGGCGTCCGTCGTGTCGGATATTATGGAGGATAAGCTTACCGGACAGCCGATTGTTTGCTACGGCGTACCGGTCGTGCATAACGGAACGATCACCGGAGCGATCACCGCCACCCGTCTGACTTCCAACTTCTCCAAGATCATCAGTCAGGAGATATTCGACGGCGCCGCGTTCGTCCATATCGTTGACCAAGAAGGCAATTTCATCATTCGCTCTGACCACGCGGTGATCCCAAAACCGCTGAACAATATCTTTGACGACGGAGACATTTCGAGCGAAATACGCACGTCCATCCTTGCCGATATGGAGAAAGGCGGAAATGCCTTCGCCACTTTCCGGTATCAGGGCAACGCCTACTGGGTGACCTTTATCCCGATCGGCATCAATGATTGGCAAATCTTCTGCTTGGTGCCGCAAAGCTTTTTAAACCACAACTTCAACACGCTGCTGTTCGTGTTTGTGGGCGTCATGATTTGCATTTTCGTGCTATTCAGCATTCTTTTCCTGTACATTTACAGTATTTTAAGAAAAGAGCAGAGAACGCTGCAAAGATTCGCCTACAAGGATATCCTGACCGGCGCGGATAACCGCAACCGTTTCGTGACCGACCTGCCCGCCCTATTGCAGGAACCTTGGGATCATGCCATGATCCTGATGAATATCAGCGGTTTTAAATTTGTGAACGAGTTTTTCGGCTTTCAAAAGGGCAACCTTTTGCTGCGGCACATATCCGCCGTACTGGCGGCGAATATGGATCAGGGCGAACGCTATTACCGGGACAACGCCGACCATTTCGGCCTGCTGCTGCATTATACGGATAAGGACACGCTCATGGCCCGGATCCATAAAATATATCAAGAGATAAACGACTATACCGTGAGCCCCAATCAGGATTATCGCATCAACTGCAATTTCGGTATCAGTATTATCCAATCGAACAGCCCGAAGGAAAAGGCGGTGCTCGCGCCCGACGCGGTGCTCAACGGCGCGCTGCTGGCGCTTAACAGCGTGAGTGGCAATACCTCGTACCCGATCGCCTTTTACGATGAGGCCATCCATGAAAAGGCGCGCAAAAAGACCGAGATAGAAAGCCTGATGCACGCGGCGCTGGCAAATGGGGAATTTCACATGTACCTGCAGCCCAAGTACTATCTAAAGGGCCAGACGCTGCACAGCGCCGAAGCGCTGGTGCGCTGGGTATCGGAGGACGGAACGATCCATTATCCGGATGAATTCATCCCCGTGTTTGAAGAAAACGGATTTATCACAGAGCTCGATATGTTTATGCTGGAGCAGGCCTGCAAGCGGGTATCCTACTGGATCGAGCAGGGGTATCCGGCCGTGCCGATCTCGGTCAACCAGTCCAGAGTCTTTTTCTATGATGAGAATTATCTGGAAAAGTTCCGTCAAACAGTGGACCGGTATCATATTGATCCCTCGCTCATCATACTGGAAGTGACGGAAAGTGTGGCGATGAGCGACCTGACACAGGTGAAAATGGTGATCAATAAGCTGCATCATATGGGATTCACCATTTCGATGGACGACTTCGGAAGCGGGTATTCCTCGCTCAATACTCTAAAGGATCTGGATATTGCCGAGCTAAAGCTGGATAAAGAGTTTTTATCCGAGCAATCCACCTCGCCGCGCGGCAAAATGGTGATAGAAAGCATGATCCACCTTGCCCGAGCGCTCTCCATTACAACGGTGGCCGAGGGGATCGAAAACGAGGGACAGCTTGCGTTTCTGGAATCGATCCACTGCGATATCGGGCAGGGGTACTATTTCGCAAAGCCGATACCGGTTGATCAATTTGAAAACATCATATTGAAAAAAGAAACCTAA
- a CDS encoding heavy metal translocating P-type ATPase — translation MAEAMRKEAHEHGAACACGHEHEHTHESACDCGHEHHHPHEEPCACGHEHHHPHEEPCTCGHEHHHPHEEPCACGHEHHHPHEEPCACGHHHAHEHHHEHDEHGACGHEHGHEQLAAPSKTGRGKGKQRVYTMQNLGCAHCAAQMQQRIGALDGVNDCVLVYETKQLRVTGADPDRLLPQMREICSSIESGAKVLAPEEEHEEGSSPLGELVGGAALFAAGLLVPQGAAKFTLLIAAYLVLGWRVLWTALRNLTRGRVFDENFLMSIATIGAVAIGDYAEAVGVMLFYRIGEFCEDRAVERSRRQIMDAVDLRPEVVQLAVGGETRTIPAGDAKEGDIVLVRPGDRVPLDGVVVEGESRLDTSAVTGEPVPVRVTPGDSALSGCVNTDGLIKMRVTHVLAESMVTRILNSVENAAANKPKLDRFITRFSRLYTPAVVIVALLTALIPGFVTGDWSKWVYTALTFLVISCPCALVLSVPLTYFAGIGAGSKRGILFKGGVSIEALQDIKTVVMDKTGTITEGNFVVQRAAPAEGQDADELLALAAACEAASTHPIARSILAAAGEKGVSPLTVEAVKEQAGEGVTARWNGKPVLCGNQKLLTRYGIDLSAYRGAKGSTEVLLACEGRFIGHLEIADTVKSDAAGAVSRMKKQGLKTAMLTGDGQDSAEAVAQTVGIDEVRARLLPGDKLDALGEIRAKNGAVLFVGDGINDAPVLAGADVGAAMGSGADAAIEAADVVFMHAELSAVPDAVSIARQTGRIAKQNIAFALLIKALVLVLGLAGIASMWLAVFADSGVALLCVLNSVRLLYRKA, via the coding sequence ATGGCGGAAGCAATGCGAAAAGAAGCGCATGAACACGGCGCGGCATGCGCCTGCGGCCACGAGCACGAGCATACCCACGAAAGCGCTTGTGACTGCGGCCACGAACATCATCACCCCCACGAGGAGCCTTGTGCTTGCGGTCACGAGCATCACCATCCCCACGAGGAGCCTTGTACTTGCGGTCATGAGCATCACCATCCCCACGAGGAGCCTTGTGCTTGCGGCCATGAGCACCATCATCCCCACGAAGAGCCTTGCGCTTGCGGACATCACCACGCGCACGAGCACCACCACGAGCATGACGAGCACGGCGCCTGCGGTCACGAACACGGTCATGAGCAGTTGGCGGCGCCAAGCAAAACGGGCCGCGGCAAGGGGAAGCAGCGCGTTTACACCATGCAGAATCTGGGCTGCGCGCACTGCGCGGCGCAGATGCAGCAGCGCATCGGCGCGCTCGACGGCGTAAACGATTGCGTGCTGGTGTACGAAACAAAGCAGCTGCGCGTGACCGGCGCGGATCCCGACCGTCTGCTGCCGCAAATGCGCGAAATTTGCAGCTCAATCGAAAGCGGAGCCAAGGTGCTCGCGCCCGAGGAAGAGCACGAGGAAGGCTCCTCGCCCCTCGGCGAGTTGGTCGGCGGCGCGGCGCTGTTCGCCGCGGGGCTGCTGGTGCCGCAGGGCGCGGCGAAGTTTACGCTGCTGATCGCGGCGTATCTGGTGCTCGGCTGGCGCGTATTGTGGACGGCGCTGCGCAACTTGACCAGAGGCCGCGTGTTTGATGAAAACTTCCTGATGTCCATTGCAACGATCGGCGCGGTCGCCATCGGCGATTACGCGGAGGCGGTCGGCGTGATGCTGTTTTACCGCATTGGCGAATTCTGCGAGGACCGCGCGGTTGAACGCAGCCGCCGCCAGATCATGGACGCGGTCGACCTGCGGCCCGAGGTCGTGCAATTAGCGGTGGGCGGCGAAACGCGCACCATTCCGGCAGGCGACGCGAAGGAGGGCGATATCGTCCTCGTCCGGCCCGGCGACCGCGTGCCGCTGGACGGCGTGGTTGTGGAGGGCGAAAGCAGACTGGATACCTCGGCGGTCACCGGCGAACCCGTGCCCGTGCGCGTGACGCCCGGCGACAGCGCGCTGTCCGGCTGCGTCAACACGGACGGCCTGATCAAAATGCGGGTCACGCACGTGCTGGCGGAAAGCATGGTTACGCGCATTTTGAACAGCGTGGAAAACGCGGCGGCCAATAAACCCAAGCTGGACCGCTTCATTACGCGCTTTTCCCGCCTATACACCCCGGCGGTCGTCATCGTGGCGCTGCTGACCGCGCTGATCCCCGGCTTTGTCACCGGCGATTGGAGCAAGTGGGTCTATACGGCGCTCACCTTCCTTGTAATCTCATGCCCGTGCGCGCTGGTGCTTTCCGTGCCGCTTACCTATTTTGCCGGGATCGGCGCGGGCAGCAAACGCGGTATCCTATTCAAGGGCGGCGTTTCGATCGAAGCGCTGCAAGATATTAAAACGGTCGTTATGGATAAGACCGGCACGATCACCGAGGGCAACTTTGTGGTGCAGCGCGCCGCCCCCGCCGAAGGGCAGGATGCGGATGAGCTGCTCGCCCTAGCGGCGGCCTGCGAGGCCGCGTCCACGCACCCGATCGCGCGGTCTATTCTGGCCGCCGCCGGGGAAAAGGGCGTTTCGCCCCTAACGGTGGAAGCGGTGAAGGAACAGGCTGGCGAGGGCGTGACGGCGCGGTGGAACGGCAAGCCCGTGCTTTGCGGCAATCAAAAGCTGCTGACGCGGTACGGTATCGACCTTTCGGCCTACCGCGGCGCGAAAGGCAGCACCGAGGTGCTGCTTGCCTGCGAAGGCCGTTTCATCGGCCATTTGGAGATTGCGGATACGGTGAAATCGGACGCGGCCGGCGCCGTTTCCCGCATGAAAAAGCAGGGCCTGAAAACCGCAATGCTGACCGGCGACGGACAGGACAGCGCGGAGGCCGTTGCGCAGACCGTCGGGATTGACGAGGTTCGCGCCCGCCTGCTGCCGGGCGATAAGCTGGACGCGCTGGGCGAGATTCGCGCGAAAAACGGCGCGGTGCTGTTCGTGGGCGACGGTATCAACGACGCGCCCGTGCTGGCGGGCGCCGATGTGGGCGCGGCCATGGGCTCGGGCGCGGACGCCGCGATCGAAGCGGCGGATGTGGTGTTCATGCACGCCGAGCTTTCCGCCGTGCCGGACGCGGTATCCATCGCGCGCCAGACCGGGCGCATCGCGAAGCAGAACATCGCGTTCGCCCTGCTGATCAAGGCGTTGGTGCTGGTGCTTGGTCTCGCGGGAATCGCTTCGATGTGGCTCGCCGTGTTCGCGGATTCGGGCGTAGCGCTTTTGTGCGTGCTCAACTCCGTGCGGCTGCTGTACCGCAAAGCATAA
- a CDS encoding ABC transporter ATP-binding protein → MKQKTGVLMGRFAPYFKPYGGVLALDLFCAALTTLCEIVLPMMVRYLAQRGMEDMALLSVGLVMRVAALYLVLRLIDVAASYFMANVGHVMGAKIETDMRSALFRHLQKLSFSYYANTKVGQLMARITSDLFDVTEFAHHCPEEFFIAGLKIVVSFIILCTVNVPLTLIVFAVVPLMIVISSKFNHKMRITFGKNRQQVGEVNAQVEDSLLGVRVVKSFTGEEREIEKFEQGNLAWLGIKRENYHWMGAFTAATRAFDGLMYLTVIIAGGLFMVYGHIDPADFMAYLLYVTTLLATIRRIVEFTEQFQRGMTGIERFFEVMDVAPEIKTPEGAEKLPRLRGDIRFEDVCFAYADDPDTTVLDHLTLDINAGQSVALVGPSGGGKTTICNLIPRFYDVTQGRVTVDGHDVRTADLDSLRGQIGVVQQDVYLFSGTIFDNISYGKPDATREQVIEAAKQAGAHDFIMATPNGYDTYVGERGVRLSGGQKQRISIARVFLKNPPILILDEATSALDNESERLVQQSLERLAKGRTVLTIAHRLSTIRSADKIVVLTEDGVAEQGTHEELLRKNGVYAALYRLAADQT, encoded by the coding sequence ATGAAACAGAAAACCGGCGTCCTGATGGGGCGCTTTGCCCCTTATTTTAAGCCGTACGGCGGCGTGCTGGCGCTCGACCTTTTTTGCGCGGCGCTGACCACGCTGTGCGAGATCGTGCTGCCGATGATGGTGCGCTATCTGGCGCAGCGCGGTATGGAGGATATGGCGCTTTTATCGGTCGGCCTTGTGATGCGCGTTGCCGCGCTGTATCTGGTGCTGCGGCTGATCGATGTGGCGGCCTCGTATTTTATGGCCAATGTCGGCCATGTGATGGGCGCGAAGATCGAGACCGATATGCGTTCGGCGTTGTTCCGGCACTTACAAAAGCTGTCCTTCAGCTATTATGCGAATACCAAGGTCGGCCAGCTGATGGCGCGCATTACCTCCGACCTGTTCGATGTGACCGAATTCGCACACCACTGTCCGGAGGAGTTTTTCATCGCGGGCCTGAAGATCGTGGTATCGTTCATCATTCTGTGCACCGTGAACGTGCCGCTGACGCTGATCGTTTTTGCGGTGGTACCGCTGATGATCGTTATTTCAAGCAAGTTCAACCATAAAATGCGCATCACCTTCGGCAAGAACCGCCAGCAGGTGGGCGAAGTAAACGCACAGGTGGAGGATAGCTTGCTCGGCGTGCGCGTGGTCAAATCCTTTACGGGCGAAGAGCGCGAAATAGAAAAGTTTGAGCAAGGCAACCTCGCGTGGCTCGGTATCAAGCGGGAGAATTACCACTGGATGGGCGCGTTTACCGCCGCCACGCGCGCGTTTGACGGCCTGATGTACCTGACCGTGATCATCGCGGGCGGCCTGTTCATGGTCTATGGGCACATCGATCCGGCGGATTTTATGGCCTATCTGCTCTATGTCACCACGCTGCTGGCCACCATACGCCGCATCGTGGAATTCACTGAGCAGTTCCAGCGCGGCATGACCGGCATCGAACGCTTTTTCGAGGTCATGGACGTAGCGCCCGAAATCAAAACGCCGGAGGGAGCGGAAAAGCTGCCGCGGCTGCGCGGCGATATCCGCTTTGAGGACGTGTGCTTTGCTTATGCGGACGACCCGGACACCACCGTGCTCGACCATTTGACGCTTGATATCAACGCCGGCCAGTCGGTCGCGCTGGTCGGCCCGTCGGGCGGCGGTAAAACGACCATCTGCAATCTGATCCCGCGCTTTTACGATGTGACACAGGGCCGCGTGACCGTGGATGGCCATGACGTGCGCACAGCCGATCTGGATTCGCTGCGCGGGCAAATCGGTGTGGTGCAGCAGGATGTCTACCTGTTTTCCGGCACAATTTTTGATAATATCTCCTATGGCAAGCCGGACGCGACGAGGGAGCAGGTAATAGAGGCCGCAAAACAGGCGGGCGCGCATGATTTCATCATGGCTACGCCGAACGGCTACGATACCTATGTTGGCGAGCGGGGCGTTCGCCTTTCCGGCGGGCAAAAACAGCGCATCTCGATCGCGCGCGTATTTTTGAAAAACCCGCCCATTTTGATATTGGACGAGGCGACCTCGGCGCTCGATAACGAATCCGAGCGGCTGGTGCAGCAGAGTCTGGAACGCTTGGCAAAGGGCCGCACCGTGCTCACCATCGCGCACCGCCTGTCCACCATCCGCTCGGCGGATAAGATCGTTGTTTTGACCGAGGACGGCGTGGCCGAACAAGGCACACACGAAGAACTGCTGAGGAAAAACGGCGTGTACGCCGCCCTGTACCGGCTTGCGGCGGATCAAACATAA
- a CDS encoding tRNA lysidine(34) synthetase: MTKEEISRALQTDFARTLRKPFVYAMRKYRLVQPGDRVAVCISGGKDSMLLALLLREAQRTVDFELCYLAMDPGYSPDGRDKLEANAAQLGIPLHIFETNVLRVAQNHAAEHPCFLCAKMRRGYLYAEAQRLGCNKIALGHHFDDAIESVLMGILYGGQVQAMLPRVRSKHFEGMELIRPLYFVREREVTIFAKACDMTFLPCDCPAKTRLSDTKRAEIKAMIASLARDNPQVEQNILNAVKNVDTAKILGWRDENGRHSFLDQFD; encoded by the coding sequence ATGACAAAAGAAGAAATTTCCCGCGCACTACAAACCGATTTTGCCCGTACGCTGCGCAAGCCGTTCGTTTACGCGATGCGGAAATACCGGCTGGTACAGCCGGGCGACCGCGTCGCCGTGTGTATCTCGGGCGGCAAGGATTCCATGCTGCTCGCCCTGCTGCTGCGAGAAGCGCAGCGCACGGTCGATTTCGAGCTTTGCTACCTCGCCATGGACCCCGGGTACAGCCCGGACGGCCGTGACAAGCTGGAAGCGAATGCCGCGCAGCTCGGCATCCCGCTACATATTTTTGAAACCAATGTGCTGCGCGTGGCGCAGAACCACGCGGCCGAGCATCCGTGCTTTTTATGCGCCAAAATGCGGCGCGGCTATCTATATGCGGAGGCGCAGCGCCTTGGCTGCAATAAGATCGCCCTCGGCCACCACTTTGACGACGCGATCGAATCCGTCCTTATGGGTATTTTATACGGCGGGCAGGTGCAGGCCATGCTGCCGCGCGTGCGCTCCAAGCACTTTGAGGGGATGGAGCTGATTCGCCCGCTGTACTTTGTGCGCGAGCGGGAGGTCACCATCTTTGCAAAGGCCTGCGATATGACCTTTTTACCCTGCGATTGTCCGGCCAAAACACGCTTAAGCGATACCAAGCGCGCCGAGATCAAGGCCATGATCGCCTCGCTCGCGCGGGACAATCCGCAGGTGGAGCAAAATATCCTCAACGCCGTCAAAAACGTCGACACCGCCAAGATCCTCGGCTGGCGCGATGAAAACGGCCGCCACAGCTTTTTGGATCAGTTCGACTGA
- a CDS encoding SDR family NAD(P)-dependent oxidoreductase, producing the protein MRALITGASSGIGREIAKLLAERGYELTLAARREDKLRVLAAELPTVCHVIAADVSDEHECRLLYQAAAGDDLEIVVNNAGFGLFGAFQDTDLEEELRMIDTNIRAVHILTKLALKDFTARNRGYILNVASSAGFLPGPLMATYYASKNYVLRLTQAIREELRRERSAVHITALCPGPVATEFNKVAGVSFALGGLTAARVAREAVEGMFAGKAAVVPGAAMKAMTAARHFASDSMLARITYHFQRKKGTK; encoded by the coding sequence ATGCGGGCATTGATTACCGGCGCTTCGTCCGGCATTGGGCGCGAGATCGCGAAGCTGCTGGCGGAAAGGGGCTATGAGCTGACGCTTGCCGCCCGCCGTGAGGATAAGCTGCGCGTCCTCGCGGCCGAGCTGCCTACCGTTTGCCACGTCATCGCGGCCGACGTATCGGATGAACACGAGTGCCGCCTGCTGTATCAGGCCGCTGCGGGGGATGATCTGGAGATCGTCGTCAACAACGCGGGATTCGGCCTGTTCGGCGCGTTTCAGGATACCGACCTTGAGGAAGAGCTGCGCATGATCGATACCAACATCCGCGCCGTGCATATCCTGACCAAGCTGGCGCTTAAGGATTTTACCGCGCGAAACCGGGGGTATATCCTGAATGTCGCCTCCTCGGCCGGTTTCTTGCCCGGCCCGCTGATGGCGACTTATTACGCGAGCAAAAACTATGTGCTGCGGCTGACGCAGGCCATCCGAGAGGAGCTGCGGCGCGAGCGCAGCGCGGTGCATATCACGGCGCTTTGCCCCGGCCCGGTCGCCACGGAGTTCAACAAGGTCGCGGGCGTATCGTTCGCGCTGGGCGGGCTGACCGCCGCGCGCGTCGCCCGCGAAGCGGTGGAAGGCATGTTTGCGGGCAAGGCCGCCGTCGTGCCGGGCGCCGCTATGAAGGCCATGACCGCCGCGCGCCATTTCGCGTCCGATTCCATGCTCGCCCGCATCACCTATCATTTCCAACGGAAAAAGGGGACTAAATGA
- a CDS encoding AraC family transcriptional regulator, whose translation MHAWEQIQLTLDYIEGHLEEEIDIQELAKLAALSPFYFQRLFSRLVKKPVAEYVKLRRLFKAAEMLPQSNRRILDIALQVGFRSHEHFTRAFKEAFAITPEEYRSHPQALNRMTKPELALHYTLIDEGVPLITDGTVLEVGRRRLAAPLCFVGVEKQMPVRFVEGLGTASGVDPLDALWRGLHEQKEAALGIPEDSEELGVSYPSRDTRYFTYFAGAKALSEKAVPGFTSWLLPQGEYIVCSFEAESFEALVMDALYKAQQYMFGVWLPRHGLQTEPFCAERYACHGPQTTSMEIWLKPL comes from the coding sequence ATGCACGCATGGGAACAGATCCAGCTGACCCTTGACTATATAGAGGGGCATTTGGAGGAGGAGATCGATATTCAGGAACTGGCCAAGCTGGCCGCACTGTCGCCGTTTTACTTTCAGCGCCTGTTCAGCCGTTTGGTGAAAAAGCCGGTCGCGGAGTATGTCAAGCTGCGCCGTCTGTTCAAGGCGGCGGAAATGCTGCCGCAATCAAACCGGCGCATTCTGGACATTGCGCTCCAAGTGGGCTTTCGCTCGCATGAACATTTTACGCGCGCTTTTAAGGAGGCGTTCGCTATAACGCCGGAGGAATACCGCTCGCATCCACAGGCGCTGAACCGTATGACAAAACCCGAGCTTGCGCTCCATTATACCTTGATTGACGAGGGCGTGCCGCTCATCACGGACGGCACCGTGCTCGAGGTCGGCCGGCGGCGGCTCGCCGCGCCCCTTTGCTTTGTGGGGGTGGAAAAGCAAATGCCGGTGCGATTTGTCGAGGGCTTGGGCACCGCATCGGGCGTTGATCCGCTGGACGCGCTGTGGCGCGGCCTGCACGAACAAAAGGAAGCGGCGCTGGGCATACCCGAGGACAGCGAGGAGCTTGGGGTCTCCTACCCCTCGCGGGATACGCGGTATTTTACCTACTTTGCGGGCGCTAAAGCGCTGTCCGAAAAGGCTGTGCCCGGCTTTACAAGCTGGCTGCTGCCGCAGGGCGAATACATCGTATGCTCCTTTGAAGCGGAAAGCTTTGAAGCGCTGGTGATGGACGCGCTTTACAAGGCGCAGCAGTATATGTTCGGGGTATGGCTGCCGCGCCATGGGCTGCAAACCGAGCCGTTCTGCGCCGAGCGCTACGCCTGCCACGGCCCGCAGACGACAAGCATGGAGATATGGCTCAAACCGCTGTAA